From Rhodoferax sp. AJA081-3, the proteins below share one genomic window:
- a CDS encoding nuclear transport factor 2 family protein produces the protein MNTIDIAKAYIKAVQTNDQATLGGIISPDVIWHQPGKNRFSGTHRGMAVVGPMLGAMMEVSKGTFAITRADHYMANGDWVAITIEFAGEANGLKMRQAGVDLIRIEDGKIVEVKLFSSDQAQEDAFWGQ, from the coding sequence ATGAACACCATCGACATCGCCAAGGCTTACATCAAGGCCGTACAAACCAACGACCAGGCCACACTGGGCGGCATCATTTCGCCCGACGTGATTTGGCACCAGCCAGGCAAGAACCGCTTTTCTGGCACACACCGCGGCATGGCTGTTGTCGGCCCCATGCTGGGCGCGATGATGGAAGTCTCCAAAGGCACGTTTGCCATCACCCGCGCCGACCACTACATGGCCAATGGGGATTGGGTCGCCATCACCATTGAATTTGCGGGCGAGGCCAATGGCCTCAAGATGAGGCAAGCGGGTGTGGATCTGATCCGCATCGAAGACGGCAAGATCGTCGAAGTCAAGCTGTTCTCCAGCGACCAGGCGCAAGAAGACGCTTTCTGGGGACAGTGA
- a CDS encoding AraC family transcriptional regulator has translation MEIQRLGYQPQALYRLDLEVFSVADLRLRAKEELRLTHRYEFHTLVCVTQGTSTQMVDFQSVTCAPGSLLVVRAGQAHNYGPDEEWDGWNLLFRPEFVLPVSTTSHDLKLSLDLERLPEHMVLSDSELRKATDLLQQMREDTLLDAPQEDVHALLRHQLHTLLTRLSILQGRRQTQAPLISPASQRFQRFQQLVDKRFAQWHQVADYANQLGYTEKSLARAVAAAAGTTAKAFIAARINLEAKRLLVHLDMPVATIADQLGFDEATNFSKFFKREVGCTPAEFRRRQRLPYSQTKSG, from the coding sequence ATGGAGATTCAGCGCCTGGGTTATCAACCGCAAGCGCTCTACAGGCTCGACCTGGAAGTTTTTTCGGTGGCCGACCTGAGGCTTCGGGCCAAGGAAGAATTGCGCCTCACCCATCGGTACGAGTTCCACACGCTGGTGTGTGTCACGCAGGGCACGTCCACCCAGATGGTGGACTTCCAATCGGTCACCTGTGCGCCGGGGTCCCTGCTGGTGGTGCGGGCGGGCCAGGCCCACAACTACGGGCCGGATGAAGAGTGGGACGGTTGGAACCTTTTGTTCCGCCCGGAATTTGTCTTGCCGGTTTCAACAACCTCGCACGATCTCAAGCTCTCGCTCGATTTGGAGCGGTTGCCTGAACACATGGTCCTCAGTGACTCAGAACTGCGCAAGGCAACGGACTTGCTGCAGCAGATGCGCGAAGACACTCTGCTCGACGCGCCGCAGGAAGACGTGCATGCATTGTTGCGCCACCAACTCCATACGCTCTTGACGCGCTTGAGTATTCTGCAAGGCAGACGGCAAACGCAGGCGCCGCTGATATCTCCAGCGTCGCAACGTTTCCAGCGTTTTCAGCAACTGGTGGACAAGCGCTTCGCGCAATGGCACCAGGTGGCCGACTACGCCAACCAACTTGGCTACACCGAAAAGAGCCTGGCACGCGCTGTGGCCGCGGCAGCAGGCACAACCGCCAAAGCCTTCATTGCTGCGCGCATCAATCTGGAAGCCAAGCGCCTGCTGGTGCACTTGGACATGCCCGTTGCCACCATCGCCGATCAGTTGGGGTTTGACGAGGCGACCAACTTCAGCAAGTTTTTCAAGCGGGAAGTGGGCTGCACGCCGGCAGAGTTTCGGCGGCGGCAAAGGCTCCCCTACAGTCAAACCAAATCGGGATGA
- a CDS encoding SDR family oxidoreductase, translating to MNELFSLKGRTALITGGSRGIGRMIAEGFLRQGAKVYISARKAAACDQTAAELSALGTCVSLPADVSTVEGARALVAAYAKHEDQLDILVNNAGAAWGAPFAEFPESGWDKVVDLNLKTPFFLTQALHGHLRKAGKSQVAKVINIASIDGVSVNPMETYSYAASKAGLIHMTRRMALHLVKDNIVVTAIAPGAFASEMNKDARDHAAEVSAHIPAGRIGTTEDMAGAAIYLASRAGDYVVGSTLVVDGGVTHARG from the coding sequence ATGAACGAACTCTTCTCCCTCAAAGGCCGCACGGCCCTCATCACCGGTGGCTCACGCGGCATTGGCCGCATGATTGCCGAAGGCTTTTTGCGCCAGGGCGCCAAGGTCTACATCAGCGCACGCAAGGCCGCCGCCTGCGACCAGACCGCGGCCGAGCTGTCGGCACTGGGCACCTGTGTGTCACTACCGGCCGACGTATCCACCGTGGAGGGCGCCCGCGCACTGGTGGCCGCGTATGCCAAACACGAGGACCAGCTCGACATCCTGGTCAACAACGCCGGTGCCGCCTGGGGCGCGCCGTTTGCCGAGTTCCCCGAAAGCGGCTGGGACAAGGTGGTGGACCTGAACCTGAAGACACCCTTCTTTTTGACCCAGGCCTTGCATGGCCATTTGCGCAAAGCGGGCAAGAGTCAGGTGGCCAAGGTCATCAACATCGCGTCCATCGACGGCGTCTCCGTCAACCCCATGGAAACCTATTCGTACGCGGCCAGCAAAGCAGGCCTGATCCACATGACGCGCCGCATGGCCTTGCACCTGGTCAAGGACAACATCGTCGTCACTGCCATTGCACCGGGTGCCTTTGCATCCGAGATGAACAAAGATGCGCGCGACCATGCAGCGGAAGTGTCAGCGCATATTCCGGCTGGGCGTATTGGCACCACCGAAGACATGGCCGGTGCGGCTATCTACCTGGCATCGCGCGCCGGTGACTATGTGGTGGGTTCCACGCTGGTGGTGGATGGCGGCGTGACGCACGCGCGGGGCTAA
- a CDS encoding pseudouridine-5'-phosphate glycosidase: protein MTNTNTNTYLDIHPEVAHALAHNQPVVALESTIISHGMPYPQNVATALEVEAEVRKHGAVPATIAIIGGRLKAGLTPAEIEVLGTTGRSVTKVSRRDIPFIVAAGATGATTVASTMVIAAMAGIRVFATGGIGGVHRGAETSFDVSADLQELAQTPVAVVCAGAKSILDLRLTLEYLETHGVPVVGYQTPWLPAFFTRDSAFKVDYQLDTPQAIAKVMFAKWAMGLRGGLVVANPIPETFAMPRAAIDAAVEQALQEAQAQGIGGKESTPFLLARVCELTGGDSLAANIQLVLNNARLASAVAQAYGAIT from the coding sequence ATGACGAACACAAACACGAACACCTATCTCGACATCCATCCCGAGGTTGCCCACGCCCTGGCACACAACCAGCCCGTGGTGGCCCTGGAGTCCACCATCATCTCGCACGGCATGCCCTACCCGCAGAACGTGGCGACTGCTTTGGAGGTGGAAGCCGAAGTGCGCAAACACGGTGCCGTGCCGGCCACCATCGCCATCATCGGCGGACGGCTCAAGGCGGGTTTGACGCCAGCCGAGATCGAAGTGCTGGGCACTACGGGCCGCAGCGTGACCAAGGTCAGCCGACGCGATATTCCCTTCATCGTGGCAGCGGGTGCCACCGGTGCGACCACCGTGGCGTCCACGATGGTGATTGCCGCCATGGCCGGCATACGCGTATTTGCCACCGGTGGCATAGGCGGAGTGCACCGCGGTGCCGAGACCAGCTTTGACGTATCGGCTGATTTGCAGGAGCTGGCACAGACGCCGGTGGCCGTGGTCTGCGCCGGTGCCAAGTCCATTCTGGACCTGCGCCTGACGCTGGAATATCTGGAGACCCATGGTGTGCCGGTGGTCGGTTACCAGACCCCATGGCTGCCCGCCTTCTTTACCCGCGACAGCGCCTTCAAGGTGGACTACCAGCTGGACACGCCGCAGGCCATCGCCAAGGTCATGTTTGCCAAGTGGGCCATGGGCCTGCGCGGTGGTTTGGTAGTGGCCAACCCGATCCCCGAGACCTTTGCCATGCCCCGCGCCGCCATTGATGCGGCGGTGGAGCAGGCGCTGCAGGAGGCACAGGCCCAAGGCATCGGTGGCAAGGAATCGACGCCCTTCCTGCTGGCCCGGGTCTGCGAATTGACCGGTGGCGACAGCCTGGCCGCCAACATCCAACTGGTGCTGAACAACGCCCGACTGGCGTCCGCAGTGGCCCAGGCCTACGGAGCAATCACCTAG
- a CDS encoding PfkB family carbohydrate kinase, translating into MQNSPPDSTLPHTRTSDRCVLVLGGANMDISGSTTRPLVLSDSNPGRIRCAPGGVARNVAENLARLGNTTRLLTAVGDDLYGRSLLDATRQAGVDVVGCWVLADEATSTYVSLHGPDGDMAVAVNDMGILDCITPERLAPHAPQVQQANALVVDCNLGAPALEWLFTHRSATPVFVDAVSAFKCERVRPWLAHVHLLKVNRLEAQALCGFGIHTDADMERAAHCLHTLGVAQVVLSLGERGVYWSARHAGQGWHTALPTTVVNATGAGDALMAGLVHAFVDGQDLRTSLPFALGCAALTLASEHANHPGLSVAAVTQCMHNANPL; encoded by the coding sequence ATGCAAAACAGCCCCCCAGATTCCACCCTGCCACACACCCGAACCAGCGACCGTTGTGTGCTGGTGCTCGGTGGCGCCAATATGGACATCTCGGGCAGCACCACACGGCCACTGGTACTGTCCGACTCCAACCCGGGCCGTATCCGCTGCGCACCCGGTGGTGTGGCCCGCAATGTTGCAGAAAACCTGGCGCGGCTGGGCAACACCACCCGCCTGCTGACGGCTGTGGGTGACGACCTGTATGGCCGCAGCCTGCTGGATGCCACCCGCCAGGCCGGTGTCGATGTGGTCGGCTGTTGGGTGCTGGCAGACGAGGCCACATCCACCTATGTGTCGCTGCACGGCCCTGATGGAGACATGGCGGTTGCCGTGAACGACATGGGCATTCTGGACTGCATCACCCCCGAGCGCTTGGCGCCCCACGCACCGCAGGTGCAGCAGGCCAACGCACTGGTGGTGGACTGCAATCTGGGCGCACCGGCGCTGGAGTGGCTCTTTACCCACCGCAGTGCCACACCGGTGTTTGTGGACGCGGTGTCAGCCTTTAAATGCGAACGCGTGCGGCCCTGGCTGGCCCACGTGCACCTGCTCAAGGTCAACCGACTGGAAGCACAGGCACTGTGCGGTTTTGGCATCCACACCGATGCCGACATGGAGCGCGCCGCGCACTGCCTGCACACGCTGGGCGTGGCGCAGGTTGTGCTGAGCCTGGGCGAGCGAGGCGTTTACTGGAGTGCACGCCATGCGGGCCAAGGCTGGCACACCGCCCTACCGACCACCGTAGTCAATGCCACCGGTGCGGGCGACGCGCTGATGGCGGGATTGGTCCACGCGTTTGTAGATGGGCAAGACCTGCGCACATCCCTACCCTTTGCACTGGGCTGTGCGGCGCTGACCTTGGCGTCTGAACACGCCAACCACCCCGGGCTGTCGGTAGCAGCCGTGACCCAGTGCATGCACAATGCCAACCCACTATGA
- a CDS encoding penicillin acylase family protein: protein MGMRLGSVVKRGALVLLVVVVGAGAVAYVKLRQAGQTQVEGDMKLAGLSAPVKVLRDKLGIPYIFANNTPDLIKAQGFVTAQHRLMQMELFRATWRGEMAATLGPDLLPSDIRMRVLGIRRNGDKHAEKLSPASRAFFQHYVDGINAYISAHPGDHPLELKAVGLKPSAWQVADLVALVHYVHYTHSTNFKAEVVAQKLIDTLGLERARAIFPLTINPDWNDGKPAPQASATAAPQTAQLNIAWSDLNIAPDDLNHQGLGSNNWAVGPTRSASGKAIVSNDPHLDNRILPGTWHPIGLFAPGIQAVGAALPGMPGILVGRTQHVAFGVTNAYGDVQDLYVETRDPANAEHYMDGARSVPFEVVTETIQIKDKSAPGGYRTQPLKIRFTKRGPVITDHPGLGPKGDKLLVLRSTDAERLGSEIGIEGLLNTPNAAAFDQQVQKIDLMLFNFVFGDDQGAIGHRATGAVPIRSGADGGFARLPAADGSDDWTGYIPKDRMPGMFNPPRAWVGTANHDTRPQDFPWYYTNYVSPNYRYRRMGEVLGAAQKMSVQDHWALMHDDRNLQSDVLRPRMVAALANDPAQKDLVQLLSQWDGVDRAEQAAPLVYQALYREMVIGTFTDELGESVAKDMLSTWYFWQQRFDALVATPDAIWFDDVGTQGKRENLDDVIRAAAPRARALIAAAQGDNPANWRWGKAHPVRFVSPLRRNGWGQELVGGMSFERSGSGETLHRGVYDFQKPFDVNFFGSMQIVMDLADTQKVEAVLAGGVSERHFQPHQNDQTKLWAKGERQPWWFDPAQVEAHATKRMTLSP, encoded by the coding sequence ATGGGTATGCGGTTGGGTTCGGTGGTTAAACGCGGCGCGCTGGTGCTGCTGGTCGTTGTGGTGGGCGCAGGGGCTGTGGCATATGTCAAGTTGCGCCAGGCCGGTCAGACACAGGTGGAAGGCGACATGAAGCTCGCCGGACTGAGTGCTCCGGTCAAGGTGCTGCGCGACAAGTTGGGCATTCCCTACATCTTTGCCAACAACACACCAGACCTCATCAAGGCCCAGGGTTTTGTGACCGCACAACACCGCCTGATGCAGATGGAACTGTTCCGCGCCACCTGGCGCGGAGAAATGGCGGCCACCCTGGGCCCGGACCTGCTGCCAAGCGACATCCGCATGCGGGTGCTGGGCATACGCCGCAATGGCGACAAACATGCCGAGAAGCTGAGCCCCGCCTCCCGCGCCTTCTTCCAGCACTATGTGGACGGCATCAACGCCTACATCTCCGCCCACCCCGGCGACCACCCCCTGGAACTCAAGGCCGTGGGCCTGAAACCCAGCGCGTGGCAGGTGGCCGACCTGGTGGCCCTGGTCCACTATGTGCATTACACCCATTCCACCAATTTCAAGGCCGAGGTGGTAGCGCAAAAGCTGATCGACACACTGGGCCTGGAGCGGGCACGGGCCATCTTCCCCCTGACCATCAACCCTGATTGGAACGATGGCAAGCCTGCGCCGCAGGCCAGTGCAACCGCTGCCCCGCAAACGGCGCAACTGAACATTGCCTGGAGTGACCTGAACATTGCGCCGGACGATCTGAACCACCAGGGCCTGGGCTCTAACAACTGGGCGGTGGGGCCCACACGCTCGGCCTCGGGCAAGGCCATCGTGTCGAATGACCCGCACCTGGACAACCGCATCCTGCCTGGCACCTGGCACCCCATCGGTTTGTTTGCACCCGGCATACAGGCCGTGGGCGCTGCCTTGCCCGGCATGCCCGGCATCCTGGTGGGGCGCACCCAACACGTGGCTTTTGGTGTGACCAACGCCTATGGCGATGTGCAGGACCTGTATGTGGAAACCCGCGACCCGGCCAATGCCGAGCACTACATGGACGGAGCGCGCAGTGTGCCGTTTGAGGTGGTCACCGAGACCATCCAGATCAAAGACAAGTCGGCACCCGGCGGCTACCGCACGCAGCCCTTGAAGATTCGTTTCACCAAGCGCGGGCCGGTCATCACCGACCACCCGGGCCTAGGCCCCAAGGGCGACAAGCTGCTGGTGCTGCGCTCTACCGACGCCGAGCGCCTGGGTAGTGAGATTGGCATCGAAGGCCTGCTGAACACACCCAACGCCGCCGCCTTTGACCAGCAGGTGCAAAAGATTGACCTGATGCTGTTCAACTTTGTGTTTGGTGATGACCAGGGTGCCATTGGCCACCGCGCGACCGGAGCCGTGCCGATACGATCCGGCGCCGATGGTGGCTTTGCGCGCCTGCCCGCCGCCGACGGCAGCGACGACTGGACGGGCTATATCCCCAAGGACCGCATGCCCGGCATGTTCAACCCGCCGCGCGCCTGGGTGGGCACGGCCAACCACGACACACGGCCGCAAGACTTTCCGTGGTACTACACCAACTATGTGTCGCCCAACTACCGTTACCGCCGCATGGGTGAGGTGCTGGGTGCGGCGCAGAAGATGAGCGTGCAGGATCATTGGGCCCTGATGCACGACGACCGCAACCTGCAGTCCGATGTGCTGCGACCACGCATGGTGGCGGCTCTGGCCAACGACCCCGCACAGAAAGACCTGGTGCAGTTGTTGTCGCAATGGGATGGTGTGGACCGCGCCGAACAGGCCGCACCCCTGGTCTACCAGGCGCTGTACCGCGAGATGGTGATCGGCACATTCACCGACGAGCTGGGTGAGTCCGTCGCCAAAGACATGTTGTCCACCTGGTACTTCTGGCAGCAGCGTTTTGATGCCCTGGTAGCCACGCCCGACGCCATCTGGTTTGACGATGTGGGAACACAGGGCAAACGCGAAAACCTGGACGATGTGATACGCGCGGCGGCACCGCGTGCGCGCGCGCTGATTGCGGCAGCACAGGGCGACAACCCGGCAAACTGGCGCTGGGGCAAGGCACACCCCGTGCGGTTTGTCAGCCCCCTGCGCAGAAACGGCTGGGGCCAGGAGCTGGTGGGCGGCATGAGCTTTGAGCGCTCCGGCAGCGGTGAGACGCTGCACCGTGGTGTCTACGACTTCCAGAAGCCGTTCGACGTCAACTTCTTCGGCTCCATGCAGATCGTGATGGACCTGGCCGACACCCAGAAGGTGGAGGCCGTCTTGGCCGGTGGTGTCAGTGAGCGGCACTTCCAGCCGCACCAGAATGACCAGACCAAACTGTGGGCCAAGGGTGAACGCCAGCCGTGGTGGTTTGACCCCGCACAAGTGGAAGCCCATGCCACGAAGCGCATGACGCTGTCGCCTTAA
- a CDS encoding GlxA family transcriptional regulator: MKPIPPTQPTSTPRRLHVDLLVYPDSMLGLTLAVVDLLRLANTLAQLQGGPKAQPVSWQLLDAQAKPLSSADPLLGPYCCRRPVPAASDTSVIRACFVAPLFAPSVPTLRTAVRRQAALRGYLAQYLQNGDMVVSLSNGVWLFAGAPGMEGRAVAVAWYYVASFTLDFPALVLHSESDCVEDGPVVTGGTMSALPQVVVSLLRRALGAEFMQAYESLLLHAGERHAMALQATRQSHIRPTRDSVMARALLWLDEHLEDSYSLAAVAQAAAVSPRTLLRHFQQVMGCTPLDYLHNQRCKRARIMLEVTLDSVATIARACGYTDTAAFRRVFLRYEKTSPAAYRSSHALRTSRLRWQVEDVRADP, translated from the coding sequence ATGAAGCCAATACCGCCAACTCAACCGACCTCCACCCCACGGCGCCTGCATGTGGATCTGCTGGTCTACCCCGATTCGATGCTGGGCCTGACGCTGGCCGTGGTGGACCTGCTGCGCTTGGCCAACACCCTGGCACAGTTACAGGGTGGGCCCAAGGCGCAGCCGGTGTCGTGGCAGTTGCTGGATGCCCAGGCCAAACCTTTGTCGAGCGCCGACCCCTTGCTCGGCCCCTACTGCTGCCGGCGGCCTGTGCCTGCCGCCAGTGATACGTCGGTCATCCGCGCCTGTTTTGTGGCCCCGCTGTTTGCGCCCAGCGTGCCCACGCTGCGCACCGCGGTGCGGCGGCAGGCTGCCTTGCGCGGCTACCTGGCGCAGTACCTGCAGAACGGCGACATGGTGGTCAGCCTCAGCAATGGAGTCTGGCTGTTTGCCGGTGCGCCGGGCATGGAGGGGCGTGCGGTTGCGGTGGCCTGGTATTACGTGGCCAGTTTTACGCTGGACTTCCCGGCGCTGGTGCTGCACTCGGAATCGGATTGTGTGGAAGACGGGCCGGTGGTGACCGGCGGCACGATGTCGGCCTTGCCGCAAGTAGTAGTGAGCCTGCTGCGCCGCGCCCTGGGGGCCGAGTTCATGCAGGCCTATGAATCCCTGCTGCTGCACGCCGGAGAGCGCCACGCCATGGCACTGCAGGCCACGCGGCAAAGCCATATTCGCCCCACACGTGACAGTGTGATGGCGCGTGCCTTGTTGTGGCTGGACGAACACCTGGAAGACAGCTACAGCCTGGCAGCAGTGGCGCAGGCCGCGGCGGTCAGCCCGCGCACGCTGTTGCGGCATTTTCAGCAGGTCATGGGTTGCACACCACTGGACTACTTGCACAACCAACGCTGCAAGCGCGCACGCATCATGCTGGAGGTGACGCTGGACAGTGTTGCCACCATCGCACGTGCCTGTGGTTACACCGATACTGCCGCGTTTCGCCGTGTGTTTCTGCGTTACGAAAAGACCAGTCCGGCGGCCTACCGCAGCTCACATGCGCTGCGCACGTCACGCCTGCGCTGGCAGGTAGAGGATGTGCGTGCCGACCCGTGA
- a CDS encoding homoserine dehydrogenase — MAPLRIGMLGLGTVGMGTYTVLRRNAELIAGRTGRPIEMVMVAVRNLARAARLVDDEEVELVDDPFSVVNHPDIDVVVEVIGGTTLARELVLQAITNGKHVVTANKALLAVHGSEIFAAAQAQGVVVAYEGAVAVSIPIIKALREGLTANRIEWIAGIINGTTNYILSEMKDKGASFADALADAQAKGYAEADPAFDVEGVDAAHKLTLLASNAFGVPIQFDKVHVEGITQLDAVDVAFAERLGYCVKLLGIAKRNPQGLELRVHPTLVASNHLLAQVNGSMNAVMVKSDAAGVTMYYGAGAGSEQTASAVIADLVDLARSSSVVHRHRVPSLAFQHNAIVALPVAAIEDVETAYYLRLDVAKLSRTLPQVLAHLAYAGVRVQQLDVLEHPHDPELSAVVVQTEPTQQRLLQVALAALEQLPTVMGFAKTLRMERLE, encoded by the coding sequence ATTGCGCCCCTGCGTATTGGCATGTTGGGCCTGGGCACGGTGGGCATGGGTACCTACACGGTGCTGCGGCGCAACGCGGAGCTGATTGCGGGGCGGACTGGCCGACCGATTGAGATGGTGATGGTGGCCGTGCGCAACCTTGCACGCGCTGCCCGCCTGGTGGACGATGAAGAGGTGGAGCTGGTGGATGACCCCTTCAGCGTCGTCAATCACCCGGACATCGATGTGGTGGTCGAAGTGATTGGTGGCACCACCCTTGCCCGCGAGCTGGTGCTGCAGGCGATAACCAACGGCAAACACGTGGTCACCGCCAACAAGGCACTGCTGGCTGTACATGGCAGCGAGATCTTTGCCGCGGCCCAGGCGCAGGGCGTCGTGGTGGCGTACGAAGGCGCAGTCGCCGTCAGCATCCCCATCATCAAGGCCCTGCGCGAGGGCCTGACCGCCAACCGCATCGAATGGATTGCCGGCATCATCAACGGCACAACCAACTACATCCTGTCCGAAATGAAGGACAAGGGCGCGAGCTTTGCCGACGCGTTGGCCGATGCACAGGCCAAGGGGTATGCCGAAGCCGACCCCGCGTTTGACGTGGAGGGCGTGGACGCCGCACACAAGCTGACGCTGCTGGCATCCAACGCCTTTGGGGTGCCCATCCAGTTCGACAAGGTGCATGTGGAGGGCATTACCCAACTGGACGCGGTCGACGTGGCCTTTGCCGAGCGCTTGGGCTACTGTGTCAAGCTGCTGGGCATAGCCAAGCGCAACCCCCAGGGGCTGGAGCTGCGCGTGCACCCCACGCTGGTGGCATCCAACCATCTGCTGGCCCAGGTGAACGGGTCGATGAACGCGGTAATGGTCAAGAGCGACGCCGCCGGTGTGACCATGTACTACGGTGCCGGTGCAGGGTCGGAGCAGACCGCGTCCGCCGTGATTGCCGACCTGGTGGACCTGGCCCGGTCCAGCAGCGTGGTGCACCGCCACCGCGTGCCCAGTCTGGCCTTCCAGCACAACGCCATTGTTGCGCTGCCGGTGGCGGCGATTGAAGACGTGGAGACCGCCTACTACCTGCGGCTGGATGTGGCCAAGTTGTCACGCACCTTGCCGCAGGTGCTGGCCCACCTGGCCTACGCCGGTGTGCGGGTGCAGCAGCTGGATGTGCTGGAGCATCCGCACGACCCCGAGCTGAGCGCCGTGGTGGTGCAGACTGAGCCCACACAGCAGCGCCTGCTACAGGTGGCATTGGCCGCGCTGGAACAGTTGCCGACCGTCATGGGCTTTGCCAAGACCCTCCGTATGGAGCGTCTGGAATAA
- a CDS encoding M14 family metallopeptidase: protein MFRTHYLDYAELTAQLSAWATSYPEYVSVSSLGKSAEGRDIPLLTIGRNPEQVRPAVWIDGNMHAVEVCGSSVALAMAEDVIAIYGGKNEAGGKPLPAHMADAIRNTLFYVVPRISPDGAEAILKTGRYVRSSPVNERANQAHPHWVASDVDGDGTMITMRQQDPHGEVVELRGDDGQPLNPPVMVPRLPEDVGPFYKLYPEGLIANFDGQHIPDPYFLGDNQYDFNRNFSHHWKPEPEQAGAGHYPGSAPETRAVMDFAIRNPHIFAWLNLHTFGGVVIRPMGDKPDNKMDQTDLAIYKQAEAWMTEHTGYPTVSGFHEFLYEPDKPLHGDLVDWAYHQRGCLAYVVELWDLFTQLGIERKKPFVDHYTHLQRKDFVALWKMDRDINQGRIFKPWRAVDHPQLGPVEVGGYDGRVGVSNPPLAKLAETCAAQSAAFLRVAALVPRIHVEHVSTEKLGDAHLRVEIRVRNSGYLGSYGLSSAKELPISESLRLNVEGDNYTVVSPAESVQDMGHLDGWGQGLHHGISIFMPWTRGNVSEKTVSLVVKGAGDLCIKVGSCRVGWQSLVVATD from the coding sequence ATGTTTCGCACCCACTACCTAGACTACGCCGAACTCACCGCCCAGCTATCGGCCTGGGCCACGTCCTACCCCGAATATGTGTCGGTGTCCAGCCTGGGCAAAAGCGCCGAGGGGCGCGACATCCCGCTGCTGACCATTGGCCGCAACCCGGAGCAGGTGCGCCCCGCGGTGTGGATTGACGGCAATATGCATGCCGTCGAGGTCTGCGGCTCCAGCGTCGCACTGGCCATGGCCGAAGACGTGATCGCCATCTACGGCGGCAAAAACGAGGCGGGCGGCAAGCCGCTGCCAGCGCACATGGCGGACGCCATTCGCAACACCCTGTTTTATGTGGTGCCGCGTATCTCGCCCGACGGTGCCGAGGCCATTTTGAAGACCGGGCGTTATGTGCGCTCCAGCCCGGTCAATGAGCGGGCCAACCAGGCCCACCCGCACTGGGTGGCGAGCGATGTGGATGGCGATGGAACCATGATCACCATGCGCCAGCAAGACCCGCATGGTGAAGTGGTGGAGCTGCGCGGTGACGACGGCCAGCCTTTGAACCCGCCGGTCATGGTGCCACGCCTGCCCGAAGATGTGGGGCCTTTCTACAAGCTATACCCGGAAGGGCTGATCGCCAATTTCGACGGACAGCACATTCCAGACCCCTATTTCCTGGGCGACAACCAGTACGACTTCAACCGCAATTTTTCCCACCACTGGAAGCCGGAGCCCGAGCAGGCCGGCGCCGGCCACTACCCCGGCAGCGCGCCCGAGACCCGTGCGGTGATGGACTTTGCTATTCGAAACCCCCACATCTTTGCCTGGCTGAACCTGCACACCTTTGGCGGCGTGGTGATACGCCCCATGGGTGACAAACCCGACAACAAGATGGACCAGACCGACCTGGCCATCTACAAACAGGCAGAAGCCTGGATGACCGAACACACCGGTTACCCCACGGTCAGCGGCTTCCATGAATTTTTGTACGAGCCCGACAAGCCTCTGCACGGCGATCTGGTGGACTGGGCCTACCACCAGCGCGGCTGCCTGGCGTATGTGGTGGAGCTGTGGGATCTGTTCACGCAGTTGGGCATCGAGCGCAAGAAGCCTTTTGTGGACCATTACACCCACCTGCAGCGCAAGGATTTTGTGGCGCTGTGGAAGATGGACCGCGACATCAACCAGGGCCGCATTTTCAAGCCCTGGCGTGCTGTTGACCACCCCCAACTCGGCCCCGTCGAGGTGGGTGGTTACGACGGGCGTGTGGGCGTCAGCAATCCGCCGCTGGCCAAACTGGCCGAAACCTGCGCGGCGCAAAGTGCGGCCTTCCTGCGGGTGGCCGCCCTGGTGCCGCGCATCCACGTGGAGCATGTCAGCACCGAGAAGCTGGGTGACGCCCATCTGCGTGTGGAAATCCGTGTGCGCAACAGCGGCTACCTGGGGAGTTACGGCCTGAGCTCGGCCAAGGAACTGCCAATCTCCGAGAGCCTGCGCCTGAATGTGGAGGGCGACAACTACACCGTGGTGTCACCCGCCGAATCGGTGCAGGACATGGGCCACCTGGACGGCTGGGGTCAGGGTCTGCACCACGGCATCAGCATTTTTATGCCGTGGACACGGGGCAATGTCAGCGAAAAAACCGTGAGCCTGGTGGTCAAGGGCGCGGGGGACTTGTGTATCAAGGTGGGTAGCTGCCGCGTGGGATGGCAATCGTTGGTGGTGGCAACGGATTAA